cacacaacacaatgtcacatgtCTCAAGTTGGGGGAGTGTGTAATTgacatgctgattgcaggaatgtccatcagaacTGAATTGAATGTTGTTTtccctaccataagccgcctccagcgccgttttgagaatttggcagttcatccaaccggcctcacaaccgcagaccacatgtaaccactccagcccaggacctccacatccagtgtcttcacctgagggatcgtttgagaccagccacccggatagctgatgaaactgaggagtatttctgtctgtaataaagcccttatgTGGGaaaaaaaactaattctgattggcatgggcctggctcccaagtgggtgggtttatgcccacccatggctgcatccCTTCCCATAGATTggggcctaatacatttatttaaattgactgattcccttatatgaactgtaacacagtaaaatcgtttaaattgttgcatgttgagtttatttttgttcagtatagtttctgGGGGTGCAGCATAAGCAGTCAATTTGTGTGGAACTATCTGTATTTGTAGTAGCCTGTTGATGCCTTTGATGTGGTGGCCTCTAAATTGGACTTTAGTTTGGCACAGCGCCTGTGAACAAAAATAATGTTACGTCACCGAACTATAGCTAAATAGATTTCCCATCTGTTTGTTTTTTGCTATGACGTCATTCGGGTTCAGCCTACTGTGAGCCACAACAAAATACAACAACCAACAGTTCCTTCTTCCTTGTCATTTAATTTACAGTACATGTCACATTGTAATTGGCCGGGAACGGCCGGGAACAACTGGGGAACCGAGACTACTCTATAGGCTCCACCGCATCAACAATAAGGGCTTTCCAAAAACATTCTTGCACTGTCGTTGAATATGACTCACGTCACGTGCAACTAACGAAGCAATATATTATATGGTACAACGTGAGAAACCATGAGCTTATGTCAACATTCAGCTGAGAATGAATACTTTTCTCATTCTCTTATGCTTGCTCTCTGAAGGTAAATTGTTTTCCATGGCTTCTGACTATTGGTTGATTCTGCTCATATATGATAATATAGGTTAGGTTAGCAACATTTACCAAGTTTGACAAGTATTTAATTATTTTGTATGTAGGCTAAACTGTATTAATTTACCTGTAAACTTGCCTTCTTCCATTTGTAGCGGTCTCTGCCAACGTCGTAGCTAGAGGAGACTCCAGGGTTGACTTCAATGCCGACGCATCATATACCTGCACCCATGCAGACCTGACAGGTGTGCTGCAAGTCACCTGGCAGAGGCTGTTCAAAGACGACTCGGTGGAGAATCTGGCCACCTACAGCAAGCGGTTTGGCGCTCAAATCATAGACCCGCACCGAGGCAAGGTGGTTTTCACGGAGGCATCTCTCAACTCGACGTCTATTACCGTGAAGAATGTAACATGGGCGGACGAAGCCTGCTATATTTGTTCCTTCAATGTTTACCCGAGTGGATCAAGACGCAAGCAGACGTGTCTTACCGTTCAAGGTATTTAATGCACTGAATAATAACAGTTTTAGGGCTTCCCTCTATTGTTCTCTATTCAGTTGAAGTTATATTTTAATGTAAGTGATATTGTAACTCAAAATAATAATCGTAAATCAGCACAGGTACAAGCACACCTGGTCAACTAATTATCCAGCCCTTGATTAGACCTAGTTGAATCGGGTGTGCTGGTATAGAAGTGAAAGTCACTGGGGGTATCCTTGGAGATTATATTTTTTGGGAAACACTCTTATCGAACATTCATAAAGACTTCATAAGTAATACCTTcaatacattcggaaagtattcagaccccttgactttttgcacattttgttactttacagcctaaaatagatttttggctttctcattatggggtattgtgtgtagatgaggaatttgtatttatttaatccattttagaataagtctgtaacgtaactaaatgtAGAAAAGgggaagcggtctgaatactttccgaatgtactgtagatGCTTCACTAATACAGTTTTAAGCTAAACCACCAATACAGGTAATATAAAGGTCCTTACATCTGGTGCTTTGCCAAATATAGAATAATACTTTATTCACCTTTTACTGCAGGACATTTGCCAAGGAGTGATATATCTGAATAATACAGTATGGCCGTGTAAAGGGTTTATTATGGGTTTTATTAGGGGAGTAGAAACACTATGCTTTAGAACACCAGCTAACTGCAACTATAAATCACCATATTGGCATTGTTACATCACTGgcaggatttaaaaaaatgtctgaATGACCATGAACTCTGCATGCATTAATAAGGGACATTTGCTGGTGTCAAACCGTATATGAAAATATGATACATATTTTGAAAACAGTTCTTAATTGAtctgcctggtaaaataaataaaatcaatatgATCTAATattccctgtttcatctattcaAAGGTGTATCTGAAGTGAGAGCCACAATGCAAAAAGTCCCCAGCACTGAACCTGACTCAGACATGGAAGTTGTGGTCAGCTGCTCTGCCACAGGTAAACCAGCACCTTGGATCcaatggaacatttctgcagcagCACTCATAAAGACACCTAACAACTGGACTGTCATTAACAAAGACCAAACTGTCACAGCCAATAGCAACATCACCCTCCAACTGTTGCCAGGCTCAGGGGGATACGTGGACTGTATCATAAACAATGGGATGAGGACACAGAGACACGAGCGGGTCCTGCTTCCTATTctccctggagagagggaggttgaagAGGGTACGTGATGTTGATGTATTATATACTTCTAAACCAGACTCTTTTAGCGTGTCAGAATGGTGAAACCTGAAAACAACATTGAGAAAACATCATCCCTAGCTCTATAAACAGCATGCCAAATTCATGATATTAataataaacatttacatttggatACATGAATTTGGCGTTCTATTTAACAGGCTACATCATCCCCAGGGGCATGTTGTGATAGCCTTGTGACCAGAGTCATCGTGCAATAGCGCGACATTCTGTTTCCTGAAAACAGAAGGCAGCGATTTCAGGCTGGTTCCAAGAGGCTAATGTTGTGATGCTATTAGTGCTGTTAGTAATGTTATCTCACCAGTTGGGTTTAATGTTGACTACCATGGTAAAGCATCACGAGTCACTCCCTTTTAAAATCACACTGtagtcaagtgttgtgttgagtTCTGGGTAGTTTCCAGCCCCTCAGTGAAGCTACGTGATGGATGATATGATTGGATAGATTGGACAGAACATGATGTCAACATGTTATTCAAACTGAATGCATTAAAAAGGAAGGGTGTAAAATTCCTCGTCTTTCTCTTTGGAGGAAATGCTGTCTCCAAACACATGCTCACTGGAATTTCATGTTTCACCTTCCAGATGACAAGAGGACATTCCCGTGGGCAGTtgccattccagtgttcctaatcaTTTCCCTTTTAGTCATCTTTGGTTGTGTCGAGCTTCAAAAGAAAAAAGGTGAGTCCGCACAAGATTATCTGTAATATCTAATATCTTTATTTTAATCGTCTTAGTAAGACAAATGGAATGAATTGAGTCATCAACTCTATATATGGTTCTGGCTTTTATCAGACAAACTGTGAGCAACGCATGCCTTGGAGCTCAGGAATGTTTATGGATAACGTCCTTTCAGATTCActgtagtacagtatagtaacctTCACATTCTATCTGGCAGGTTGCAGGCAAGCAGCGTTGGCAACCACAGCAGACGAGCAGGACCCTGTTAGGAGCATTGTGTAAACATCTGTCTGTTGTTGCTGACCGTGCTTATATGCACTGTAGCTGACCGCTGTTTTTGTTGAGGACTGGAGCACCTGTTGTTACTGAGCCTGGATGTTGAACCTTGTTGAGTCATTCTTACACAGTCAGAAATAAGCTAATTAACACATGCATTATACAAGCCATGATATGGTTAATGCTGTTTAGAGGTACTGAAATGGCACTTTTAGGTTAGAGAGATTGATGACCTCTTGTAGGTGAGTGTTGTGATATGAGGTAGGTTACctgttgcctggctacccaaactccttgctccggccaaacgcCACGCCCAAGGACGTTAGTTTCTTCTTCGCAGTGAGTCTAGATTTGAGTACCTCCCCAACATTTCACCGAATGCCAACACATTCGGGGCCATCTGATTTGTCCAGTAACGATGGGTTGAGTCAGAGCTAGAACACACGTGGGTAAAACAGTGGTTTGAAAATTCATCATTGGCTgttactctgattggttagagacaaTCCAATCGCTGAAGACATTGTTCTGTACAACACCCATCATGCCCCTCGTCACCACAAACAACTTCAATAATAATCCTCACCATATCCAGACTAAAGTATGTAGTGAAGGACAAAGCAGCGGAAGAATTTAGTTTGAGTCGTCAGGCTAGGTTACCTCATCTATTAGGACAGCACCACCTACTGTTTGAATGTACTTTATGATAACATACACCAAGTAGAATAGATTTATCTATTTATTTTCTGTTCTAAATAACCTAGTAATTTGTTTCAACCCATTTCAATATGATTGACCTTGTTGCACTTTTGTTCAAGTTAAGTTTACAGTGTATTGTTATAAATCTATGGAACTACAGATAGTTTTGTTTTTCTTCATGTTATGTCAGTGTAATGTGTGAATGTATTTGAGGCCTTAGAATGTAATGGTGATAATGTTTGCTCTTTAATTGTTTGATATATCCTCATGTTTGAGTTCCTATTTATTTAGATTTTGTATGTTGCTTGTTGTGTTCGATTCCAATTTCCACTTGATTTGACACTGTTTATAAATCAGGCTATTATTCTCGCTTGATCTGTAAAATGTTTTTGAATATTAAACATTCTTTATATGGATTGTGTTACCACCTGTTTGATATAAAACTAcgctgtatttaaaaaaaaaaactgcccATTGTCACCTTGTTCACAGAAACATCACAATTTACAATCAGGGGAAGGTTCTTATAGCTCTGTTTACAGTAATATCGCCATTTACAATCAGGGTGTAGGTTGTTATAGCTCCTCCTTGTTTACAGTAATATCACCATATCAGGGGTAGGTTGTTATAGCTCTGCGCCAGGCTCACTTGGCTATGTGTGTGTAATATTTCAGCTCCTTTCTGTTTTATTACCTGAGAAGAGTTCCTTTAACCTTCTCAACTAAAACTGGTAAAACAATGGTTCTGACATTGGCTTACACACTCTGGAagaaaaacataaaaaatatataaataaaatctcATCACCTGAGTTTACTTTTAGCCTGGTGTATGGGGAGGGGTCATATGTGATTCAACCTCATGTTGGTTGGACACAGAGGAGAATTCAAATTCCCTTTTTATAAGAGAACTCACATTTTCACCAGGTCTTCTGCACACGACAACTACCTGTTTATTATACTAATAGTCTAGTCATTTCTAAAAGGTGAGGTAATCCTAAAGGTGAAATAATTAGTTTTATGCATGATATACTGCATTTGTCAGAATTGTTTTCTGAATGTACACAATATTGCTGATACTATTGCTTTTCTTTATGAAATGTAGTGCTTTTTACAGCAGTTCAAACCTGTATTTCACTACATTCATGATTTTATTTATATAGGTATAGGCTATATATATTTATAgtccacgtgtcaaactcattccacggagggccgagtgtctgcgggatTTCACTCCACCCTCGCACTAGATtttatgaattaaggtcactaattagtaaggaactcgcctcacctggttgtctgtctTAATTGAAAgtaaaaaccaaaaacctgcagacactcagccctccatgtaatgagtttgacacccctgctatagGCTAAATTAAAGTTAAATGATGAATGTAATGTAGTGAAATGCATGTATAGAGTATTGAAAGGCACTGTATAAACTGTACAGTGTAGTGAAAGTCACTGTATAAACTGTACAGTGTAGCGAGTCATTGTATAAACTGTAGCGTAGCGAGTCACTGTACAAACTGTACAGTGTAGTGAAAGTCACTGCATAAACGATACAGCGTAGTGAAATTCACTGCAAAACTGTATCGTGAAGTGAGTCATTGTATAAACTGTACAGTGAAGTGAGGCATTGTATAAACTGTATAGTGAATTGAGAGTCATTGTATAAACTGTAGAGTGTAGTAAAAGTCACTGTCTAAAAAACTATGATTTAATCAGTGAACAAAGAGGATTGATCTGTAGCCACAGTTCCTTATATTCACTGATGTCAACACATTCTGTAGTTGATGTTACTTTAATAATTCAACACATGAACCCATACTgctgtcagttactaacccatactgctgtcagttactaacccatactgcagtcagttactaacccatactgcagtcagttactaacccatactgcagtcagttactaacccatactgcagtcagttactaacccatactgcagtcagttactaactcATACCgctgtcagttactaacccataccgctgtcagttactaacccatactgctgtcagttactaacccatactgctgtcagttactaacccatactgctgtcagttactaacccatactgcagtcagttgctaacccatactgcagtcagttactaacccatactgcagtcagttactaacccatactccagtcagttactaacccatactgctgtcagttactaacccatactgcagtcagttactaacccatactgctgtcagttactaacccatactgcagtcagttactaacccatactgcagtcagttactaacccatactgcagtcagttactaacccatactgcattcagttactaacccatactgcagtcagttactaacccataccgcagtcagttactaacccataccgcagtcagttactaacccataccgcagtcagttactaacccataatGCTGTCAGTTATTaaccatactgcagtcagttactaacccatac
This genomic stretch from Salvelinus fontinalis isolate EN_2023a chromosome 41, ASM2944872v1, whole genome shotgun sequence harbors:
- the LOC129840449 gene encoding OX-2 membrane glycoprotein-like, whose protein sequence is MNTFLILLCLLSEAVSANVVARGDSRVDFNADASYTCTHADLTGVLQVTWQRLFKDDSVENLATYSKRFGAQIIDPHRGKVVFTEASLNSTSITVKNVTWADEACYICSFNVYPSGSRRKQTCLTVQGVSEVRATMQKVPSTEPDSDMEVVVSCSATGKPAPWIQWNISAAALIKTPNNWTVINKDQTVTANSNITLQLLPGSGGYVDCIINNGMRTQRHERVLLPILPGEREVEEDDKRTFPWAVAIPVFLIISLLVIFGCVELQKKKGCRQAALATTADEQDPVRSIV